A region of Streptomyces cinnamoneus DNA encodes the following proteins:
- a CDS encoding type III PLP-dependent enzyme: MITPPVAALAARLPAGRLPAYVHDLAALDGHAAAVRAALPRAVELYYAVKANPAAEILAALAPHVSGFEVSSGGELAHVRASVPGLPLAFGGPGKTEEELLLALDAGVRRFHVESERELRLLAALADGRPGGAPVDVLLRVNLPAAPGDPGGAALTMGGGPSPFGLDPRAAAACVPLLRGRLRLRGVHAHLASGLDAPSQLAVAAAVAGWAREFGDRHGLAVPEVCVGGGMAVDYTRPRSRFDWTAYGQGLAALAAEHPGVTFRVEPGRSLTAYCGWYVTEVVDLKHSHGEAFAVLRGGTHHLRTPVAKGHDQPFTVLPVDVWEHPWPRPAALDEPVTLTGQLCTPKDVLARRVPVAELRAGDRVAFAMAGAYAWNISHHAFLMHPAPEFHFLA; this comes from the coding sequence ATGATCACCCCTCCCGTCGCCGCCCTCGCCGCGCGCCTGCCCGCCGGCCGGCTGCCCGCCTACGTCCACGACCTCGCCGCCCTGGACGGGCACGCGGCCGCGGTGCGGGCCGCCCTGCCGCGCGCGGTGGAGCTGTACTACGCGGTCAAGGCCAACCCCGCCGCCGAGATCCTGGCGGCTCTCGCCCCCCACGTCTCCGGCTTCGAGGTCTCCTCGGGCGGTGAGCTCGCTCACGTCCGCGCGAGCGTCCCGGGGCTCCCGCTGGCCTTCGGCGGCCCCGGCAAGACCGAGGAGGAACTCCTCCTGGCCCTCGACGCGGGCGTCCGGCGCTTCCACGTGGAGAGCGAGCGGGAGCTGCGCCTGCTCGCCGCCCTCGCCGACGGGCGGCCCGGTGGGGCGCCGGTGGACGTCCTGCTGCGGGTCAACCTCCCCGCCGCCCCGGGGGATCCGGGCGGGGCGGCCCTGACCATGGGCGGTGGCCCCAGCCCGTTCGGCCTCGATCCCCGCGCCGCCGCCGCCTGCGTGCCCCTGCTGCGCGGCCGGCTGCGGCTGCGCGGCGTCCACGCCCACCTGGCCAGCGGCCTGGACGCCCCCTCCCAGCTGGCCGTCGCCGCCGCGGTCGCCGGCTGGGCGCGGGAGTTCGGCGACCGGCACGGCTTGGCCGTCCCCGAGGTGTGCGTCGGCGGCGGCATGGCGGTCGACTACACCCGGCCCCGCTCCCGCTTCGACTGGACCGCCTACGGGCAGGGCCTGGCCGCGCTCGCCGCCGAGCACCCCGGCGTCACCTTCCGCGTCGAGCCCGGGAGATCCCTGACCGCGTACTGCGGCTGGTACGTGACCGAGGTCGTCGACCTCAAGCACAGCCACGGCGAGGCCTTCGCCGTCCTGCGCGGCGGCACGCACCACCTGCGCACGCCGGTGGCCAAGGGGCACGACCAGCCCTTCACCGTGCTGCCGGTCGACGTCTGGGAGCACCCCTGGCCGCGGCCGGCGGCCCTGGACGAGCCGGTGACCCTCACCGGTCAGCTGTGCACGCCCAAGGACGTCCTCGCCCGGCGCGTGCCGGTGGC
- a CDS encoding IucA/IucC family protein: protein MCSAPSAARSTATPASPPAPAGPATADHVVAHTLLNCLLREVAGPEHQTAVADGHLLLRLPRGGTLLRVRLRRASLIGAHRFTGPATEQRGSVWAELSWRQLAERVHRELELRTGVRNDEFLDQVASSHAGTTAALAARQPDAAGREGADRYLDSEQSLLFGHRFHPTPKARTGAPRDWDRYAPEARARFALRHLAVRRSRLRQEVTGPAAAAAFDRMGGVPEGYALLPAHPWQYGMLKDHPALRAALGRGDVLDLGPRGPEFAPTASVRTLYDGRDFLKFSLNIRITNCLRKNAEYELAGAVALSRLLEPVAADLAARFPGAELLREPGYRTLDLGSRELAEGFGVIVREGLGARLAPGLTALLAAAVADEYPTGGAQLSRLLAGAGPDRALAWWNAYLRLLVPPVLAAYFDHGVVLEPHLQNVVVGVDEEGMPRQVLLRDLEGTKLLPGHHAAALAALAPDVARAMRYDPERGWNRVVYCLVVNHLAEMLAALADRHPRLEPRLWCAVRRELAARCAAHGAPPALRALIAGAPLPAKANLLTRWERKADRHAGYVRIGSPLGSDLLCEAARTEPWSTPR, encoded by the coding sequence ATGTGCTCAGCCCCCTCTGCCGCCCGCTCCACGGCCACCCCCGCCAGTCCCCCGGCGCCGGCCGGCCCGGCCACCGCCGACCACGTGGTCGCCCACACGCTGCTGAACTGCCTGCTGCGGGAGGTGGCCGGGCCCGAACACCAGACCGCCGTCGCCGACGGGCATCTGCTGCTGCGCCTGCCCCGCGGCGGCACCCTGCTGCGGGTCCGGCTGCGCCGCGCCTCCCTGATCGGCGCCCACCGCTTCACCGGGCCGGCCACCGAACAGCGCGGCAGCGTCTGGGCCGAGCTGTCCTGGCGGCAGCTCGCCGAGCGCGTCCACCGCGAACTGGAGCTGCGCACCGGTGTCCGCAACGACGAGTTCCTCGACCAGGTCGCCTCCAGCCACGCCGGCACCACCGCCGCCCTCGCCGCCCGGCAGCCGGACGCCGCCGGCCGCGAGGGCGCGGACCGCTACCTGGACTCCGAGCAGTCCCTGCTCTTCGGCCACCGCTTCCACCCCACCCCCAAGGCCCGCACCGGCGCACCCCGCGACTGGGACCGCTACGCACCCGAGGCCCGCGCCCGCTTCGCCCTGCGCCACCTGGCCGTACGCCGCTCCCGCCTGCGCCAGGAGGTCACCGGACCGGCCGCGGCCGCCGCGTTCGACCGGATGGGCGGGGTGCCGGAGGGCTACGCGCTGCTGCCCGCGCACCCCTGGCAGTACGGCATGCTGAAGGACCACCCCGCCCTGCGCGCCGCCCTGGGCCGGGGCGACGTGCTCGACCTCGGGCCGCGCGGACCCGAGTTCGCGCCTACGGCCTCGGTGCGCACGCTCTACGACGGCCGGGACTTCCTGAAGTTCAGCCTGAACATCCGCATCACCAACTGCCTGCGCAAGAACGCCGAGTACGAACTCGCCGGCGCCGTCGCCCTGTCCCGGCTGCTGGAACCGGTCGCCGCGGACCTGGCCGCCCGCTTCCCCGGCGCCGAGCTGCTGCGCGAGCCCGGCTACCGCACGCTCGACCTCGGCAGCCGCGAGCTGGCGGAGGGCTTCGGCGTCATCGTCCGCGAGGGGCTCGGCGCCCGGCTCGCGCCGGGCCTGACCGCCCTGCTGGCCGCGGCGGTCGCCGACGAGTACCCCACCGGCGGGGCACAGCTGTCCCGGCTGCTCGCGGGGGCCGGCCCGGACCGGGCCCTCGCCTGGTGGAACGCCTACCTGCGGCTGCTCGTCCCACCGGTGCTGGCCGCCTACTTCGACCACGGCGTCGTCCTGGAACCGCACCTGCAGAACGTCGTCGTCGGCGTCGACGAGGAGGGCATGCCCCGGCAGGTCCTCCTGCGCGACCTGGAGGGCACCAAACTGCTCCCGGGGCACCACGCCGCGGCCCTCGCCGCCCTCGCCCCGGACGTGGCCCGGGCCATGAGGTACGACCCCGAGCGCGGCTGGAACAGAGTCGTCTACTGCCTCGTCGTCAACCACCTCGCCGAGATGCTCGCCGCCCTCGCCGACCGCCACCCCCGCCTGGAGCCCCGCCTGTGGTGCGCCGTGCGCCGGGAGCTGGCCGCGCGCTGCGCCGCCCACGGCGCGCCGCCCGCCTTGCGCGCCCTGATCGCGGGGGCGCCGCTGCCGGCCAAGGCCAACCTGCTCACCCGCTGGGAGCGCAAGGCGGACCGGCACGCCGGTTACGTCCGCATCGGCTCGCCCCTGGGGTCCGACCTGCTCTGCGAAGCCGCCCGCACCGAACCCTGGAGCACCCCGCGATGA